The following nucleotide sequence is from Methanolinea sp..
CCGGCAGACCCCATCAGCTTAACCAGTTCCTGGTACACGATACGGAGCACATGCTCCCGGACACCCATGCCCTTTGGTGGTTCTTCTTCGAGGGCACGGGTCTTGATAGCCTGGGAGAGCTGCATCACCAGTCTGACGTTCACATCAGCCTGGATCAAGGCCCGCTGCAGGTCCTTTACCAGATCCTCGACTGCGGCACGGTCGACAACCGTCTTTCCGGCGAGCTTCTTGAGGGCATCCTTGAGTGAGCTTCCCAGCCGGTCGAGCATCAGGCCGCCTCCGAGAGAAGTTCATCGACCATCCTGCCCGGTGAGAACGGGACGATATCGTCATACCCCTGGCCTGTGCCGAGAAACATCAGGGGTTTTCCAATGGTATGGGCAATCGAGATCGCCGCCCCGCCCCGGGGATCCATGTCAACCTTGGTCAGCACCACGGCATCGGCGCCCACAGACTTTTCGAACTCGTAGGCCCGGACCACCGCATCGTTCCCGGCCACCGCTTCGTCCACGTATACGATCAGGTCTGGTTTCATAATGCGACGGATTTTCTCTAGCTGGTTCATCAGGTTCGCCCGGTTATGAAACCTGCCGGCGGTGTCTGCGAGCACCACATCGATATGGTGTGCCTGGGCATGCTGGACGGCATCGAAAAGGACGGCTGATGGATCGGCTCCCTGCTGGTGCTGGATAATCCTTATCCCGAGCCGGGCGGCATGGACATCGATCTGCTCGATCGCCCCGGCCCGGAAGGTATCCCCGGCCCCGATAACCACCGAAAAACCCTGTTTTTTAAGGAATGCGCCGATCTTTGCCACGGTAGTGGTCTTTCCCGTCCCATTTACCCCGGTAAACAGGATCTTCACCGGCCGTTCATGGGCAGCAATATACGAGACGAGATCGAGGCCTTCCCCAAGGACGTCCAGGAGAGCCGATCGCAGGGCCGAGAGGACTATGGTGTCGATTCCCTCCCCAATCTTTCTATGTTTTCCGGTCAGGTCGTCCCGGACATGCGCGATGATCGCTTCGGCAACCGGAAGTGCAACATCGTTCTCGAGCAGGATCATCTCGAGTTCGGAGAGCGGTTCTTCGATTTCCTTCTCGGAGATGACAAACTCCCGCTCGACGACCAGCACCCTGACCTTACCAAGGAGGGACGTATCTTTCTTCTCCTGGTCAGCAGGAACAGGAGAATGCTCCGCTGAAGCGGTAGCTATATTCTTTTCAAGTCCGGAGGTTACCTTCTTCAGCTTTTCACGGAGCCCTTCAAACATATAAAGAATCCGTCAGTCTTCTTCTCTCTTCGTGGGTCTCTTCTGAGAAACCGGCGGCAGGGGGGAGGCTTGGGCCTGCGCCTGCTGGTACGCGAGATCGATTCGTTTTGCGATCTCGTTCACCTGGCCCCGGATGCGTTCCAGGGTTTCAGCAACTTTCTTTGACGAAGCCTCCATCTCCATGACCCGGTCTTTCAGGTACTCCTGGGCCGCTGCATTCTGTTTCTCGACCACCACTTCAGCGCCGATATTGACCAGGATCCGGTCCGGCTCAGGGACTTTCACCCTCACGCTGGCTCCGCCGCCGATCTGGAGGAGGACCGTGCTATCCGGTGATGCGGAGAGGGCTTGCAGGGTCTCGATCGCAGCCAGGGATTCCATCCTGCCGTCTTCGAGAAGCGCGAGCTGCTGGGAGAAGATCTCTGCCTGCTGGCGATACTCGTTCAGGTAGAGCTGTAGGGACTGGATCTCCCGAGGATCGACTCGGTCCACCCTACTCACCATTCAGGGGCGTGATCGTACTCACAATAATATACCTGCGTTTCAACCGGTGCTTGCTCCCAAAGATGGCAAATGTACGCTCCCGTGCCTGGGCTTCGTTCGGCGCTTTGATAATCTTGGTATACGGGTGCCACTCGCCGCCAATGGCGAAGGTCCCTTTCACTTCGAACTGTCTGTCTTGCATACTTTTCACTCCAGAAATCCAAATACATCCTCAATTCTTCCGAGCTCAAACCCACTCGTTTCAGTACCTGCAAGGTATCCTGCCCGGTTGGCGACAAGGCCGGTGCCGACAAGGCCGCTTCCCATGTTCACCGAACCTACCCCGATGGGGAGGTCGGTAACCCCTTCAAGCTGCGCAAGCTCCTGCCGCGTTGTCCGGGGATGCACCAGGATTCCCTGGTTGGTGGCAGCTCCGGCCATTCCAACCGTCTTGATGCCAGCCAGCGAAATCCGGATGACCGGTGTCCTTAGCAGTTCCCCGATTTCCTGCGCTACCACCGTAGGCATGTCAGGATGGATACAGGCCAGCGAGTCGTTGGCAAGGATAATGTTTCCCGCGGCATTCATCCCTTTTTCCAGAAGGCATACTTCCCGGTAGTCACGCAGGAGGGAGATTTCATCTTCGCTGGCAAGGCCGCTCACCACGAAACCGCGGTTATTGCCGCCCAGGAGCGACCCGATGATCTCGCTCCCCTGGATGGTCGTGATCACCAGGTCCACGTCTAGGACATCGGTGAGTGCACTCCGGAACTCTTCAGGGGCGGTCGGGGGAACAACGGCGATGTCGTCAAATACCCGTGAGAACACGCCGATATTTGCATCCCCGCCAAACGAGATCGTCTTCTCCATTTATTCCTCGGCAAGTTCTGCCTGGACCTGTCCGTCGGCGAACTTCATGGCCCGGACGCGGATACGCGAGGGTGGATTCCCAGATCCCCGATCCCATACCTTCTCGTTGATGGTGCGGTCGAGCTTCACATCCGTGCTCTTCATATGCTTTGAAAGGTACTTCCGGATATCCCTTATCGCGGTGTTGCTCCTCTTCCACCGCGGCGCTTTCCTTGCGTCCCGGAGAGCGATGATGTAGATCTGTTCGTTTTCAATCTCTGCCATTTCACACCTTCAGATTGCTCCTTCTCCAATGACGGCGCCTGGGATGGGAGAC
It contains:
- the ftsY gene encoding signal recognition particle-docking protein FtsY, giving the protein MFEGLREKLKKVTSGLEKNIATASAEHSPVPADQEKKDTSLLGKVRVLVVEREFVISEKEIEEPLSELEMILLENDVALPVAEAIIAHVRDDLTGKHRKIGEGIDTIVLSALRSALLDVLGEGLDLVSYIAAHERPVKILFTGVNGTGKTTTVAKIGAFLKKQGFSVVIGAGDTFRAGAIEQIDVHAARLGIRIIQHQQGADPSAVLFDAVQHAQAHHIDVVLADTAGRFHNRANLMNQLEKIRRIMKPDLIVYVDEAVAGNDAVVRAYEFEKSVGADAVVLTKVDMDPRGGAAISIAHTIGKPLMFLGTGQGYDDIVPFSPGRMVDELLSEAA
- the pfdA gene encoding prefoldin subunit alpha, which gives rise to MVSRVDRVDPREIQSLQLYLNEYRQQAEIFSQQLALLEDGRMESLAAIETLQALSASPDSTVLLQIGGGASVRVKVPEPDRILVNIGAEVVVEKQNAAAQEYLKDRVMEMEASSKKVAETLERIRGQVNEIAKRIDLAYQQAQAQASPLPPVSQKRPTKREED
- a CDS encoding 50S ribosomal protein L18a, which codes for MQDRQFEVKGTFAIGGEWHPYTKIIKAPNEAQARERTFAIFGSKHRLKRRYIIVSTITPLNGE
- a CDS encoding translation initiation factor IF-6, which gives rise to MEKTISFGGDANIGVFSRVFDDIAVVPPTAPEEFRSALTDVLDVDLVITTIQGSEIIGSLLGGNNRGFVVSGLASEDEISLLRDYREVCLLEKGMNAAGNIILANDSLACIHPDMPTVVAQEIGELLRTPVIRISLAGIKTVGMAGAATNQGILVHPRTTRQELAQLEGVTDLPIGVGSVNMGSGLVGTGLVANRAGYLAGTETSGFELGRIEDVFGFLE
- a CDS encoding 50S ribosomal protein L31e encodes the protein MAEIENEQIYIIALRDARKAPRWKRSNTAIRDIRKYLSKHMKSTDVKLDRTINEKVWDRGSGNPPSRIRVRAMKFADGQVQAELAEE